From a region of the Ostrinia nubilalis chromosome 18, ilOstNubi1.1, whole genome shotgun sequence genome:
- the LOC135080628 gene encoding transcriptional adapter 2B isoform X2, giving the protein MSFSDLYAKYNCTYCQEEINGIRVRCAECIDFDICLQCFSLGAEIGSHKNDHSYQYMDSGAFGIFLGRSNWSANEEVRLLDAIEQFGFGNWEDIAKHIETRTPEEAKDEYITRYLEGSIGRATWGNVESTSRPSLHCADKDDGPLGPNAVSRLPHLAVTSDEAAQLGYMPNRDDFEREHDHEAEQLVSTLSLNSEDDELDVALKLSQVDIYIRRLRERTRRKRLVRDFQLVSVFFNNQRNKQKTLGKLAKEKKEFTERLRWSAQFYGRSEQAAVVGGLWRERELRVRLAELHRYRLAGVTRLEECAHYEQHAAHRKHPHAPAQLHQWVPGQHPSKRTEQHDAAAKKKRRRKRLKFHQPKVHTGRKYRMWMLQKELMQRRVLEASADQ; this is encoded by the exons ATGTCGTTTTCAGATTTATACGCTAAATATAATTGTACATATTGCCAAGAAGAAATAAATGGGATTCGCGTGAGATGTGCCGAGTGTATTGACTTTGATATTTGTTTGCAG tgtttttcGTTGGGTGCTGAAATAGGATCACATAAAAATGACCATTCCTATCAGTATATG GACTCAGGAGCGTTTGGAATATTTTTGGGGCGTAGTAATTGGTCTGCTAACGAAGAAGTAAGATTATTGGATGCTATAGAACAATTTGGTTTCGGTAATTGGGAAGATATAGCTAAACACATTGAAACACGGACACCAGAAG AGGCAAAAGATGAATATATCACAAGATACCTGGAAGGCAGTATTGGACGAGCAACTTGGGGCAATGTTGAGAGCACATCCCGACCATCTTTGCACTGCGCTGATAAAGACGATGGCCCTCTTGGACCAAACGCAGTGTCCAGACTACCTCACCTTGCTGTCACATCAGACGAGGCGGCACAACTTGGATATATGCCCAACAGAGATGATTTTGAACGG GAACATGATCATGAGGCAGAGCAGTTAGTATCTACACTTTCTCTTAACTCTGAAGATGATGAGTTAGATGTTG CATTAAAATTATCCCAAGTAGACATTTACATTCGCCGATTACGGGAGAGGACAAGAAGAAAAAGACTTGTACGAGACTTCCAACTTGTTTCTGTATTTTTCAATAAtcaaagaaacaaacaaaagacACTTGGTAAACTCGCCAAAGAGAAAAA GGAATTCACCGAGCGCCTCCGCTGGTCGGCCCAATTCTACGGGCGGTCCGAGCAAGCCGCGGTCGTAGGCGGGCTATGGCGGGAACGCGAATTGCGCGTGCGCCTAGCTGAACTGCACCGTTACCGGCTGGCGGGCGTCACGCGGCTAGAGGAGTGCGCACACTATGAGCAACACGCGGCCCACAGGAAGCATCCGCATGCCCCGGCGCAACTGCAC CAGTGGGTGCCTGGACAGCATCCAAGCAAAAGAACAGAACAGCACGACGCAGCAGCAAAGAAAAAG AGAAGGCGAAAGCGGCTCAAGTTCCACCAGCCCAAGGTGCACACGGGACGCAAGTACCGCATGTGGATGCTCCAGAAAGAGCTCATGCAGCGGCGCGTGCTCGAGGCATCTGCTGACCAGTAA
- the LOC135080628 gene encoding transcriptional adapter 2B isoform X1, whose translation MSFSDLYAKYNCTYCQEEINGIRVRCAECIDFDICLQCFSLGAEIGSHKNDHSYQYMDSGAFGIFLGRSNWSANEEVRLLDAIEQFGFGNWEDIAKHIETRTPEEAKDEYITRYLEGSIGRATWGNVESTSRPSLHCADKDDGPLGPNAVSRLPHLAVTSDEAAQLGYMPNRDDFEREHDHEAEQLVSTLSLNSEDDELDVALKLSQVDIYIRRLRERTRRKRLVRDFQLVSVFFNNQRNKQKTLGKLAKEKKEFTERLRWSAQFYGRSEQAAVVGGLWRERELRVRLAELHRYRLAGVTRLEECAHYEQHAAHRKHPHAPAQLHVRTPYRPAQWVPGQHPSKRTEQHDAAAKKKRRRKRLKFHQPKVHTGRKYRMWMLQKELMQRRVLEASADQ comes from the exons ATGTCGTTTTCAGATTTATACGCTAAATATAATTGTACATATTGCCAAGAAGAAATAAATGGGATTCGCGTGAGATGTGCCGAGTGTATTGACTTTGATATTTGTTTGCAG tgtttttcGTTGGGTGCTGAAATAGGATCACATAAAAATGACCATTCCTATCAGTATATG GACTCAGGAGCGTTTGGAATATTTTTGGGGCGTAGTAATTGGTCTGCTAACGAAGAAGTAAGATTATTGGATGCTATAGAACAATTTGGTTTCGGTAATTGGGAAGATATAGCTAAACACATTGAAACACGGACACCAGAAG AGGCAAAAGATGAATATATCACAAGATACCTGGAAGGCAGTATTGGACGAGCAACTTGGGGCAATGTTGAGAGCACATCCCGACCATCTTTGCACTGCGCTGATAAAGACGATGGCCCTCTTGGACCAAACGCAGTGTCCAGACTACCTCACCTTGCTGTCACATCAGACGAGGCGGCACAACTTGGATATATGCCCAACAGAGATGATTTTGAACGG GAACATGATCATGAGGCAGAGCAGTTAGTATCTACACTTTCTCTTAACTCTGAAGATGATGAGTTAGATGTTG CATTAAAATTATCCCAAGTAGACATTTACATTCGCCGATTACGGGAGAGGACAAGAAGAAAAAGACTTGTACGAGACTTCCAACTTGTTTCTGTATTTTTCAATAAtcaaagaaacaaacaaaagacACTTGGTAAACTCGCCAAAGAGAAAAA GGAATTCACCGAGCGCCTCCGCTGGTCGGCCCAATTCTACGGGCGGTCCGAGCAAGCCGCGGTCGTAGGCGGGCTATGGCGGGAACGCGAATTGCGCGTGCGCCTAGCTGAACTGCACCGTTACCGGCTGGCGGGCGTCACGCGGCTAGAGGAGTGCGCACACTATGAGCAACACGCGGCCCACAGGAAGCATCCGCATGCCCCGGCGCAACTGCACGTGAGAACCCCATACAGGCCCGCG CAGTGGGTGCCTGGACAGCATCCAAGCAAAAGAACAGAACAGCACGACGCAGCAGCAAAGAAAAAG AGAAGGCGAAAGCGGCTCAAGTTCCACCAGCCCAAGGTGCACACGGGACGCAAGTACCGCATGTGGATGCTCCAGAAAGAGCTCATGCAGCGGCGCGTGCTCGAGGCATCTGCTGACCAGTAA